Genomic DNA from Telopea speciosissima isolate NSW1024214 ecotype Mountain lineage chromosome 2, Tspe_v1, whole genome shotgun sequence:
gttaattttattctgtttatttTAAAAGTTAGCTTCATAGGgtatttggtttcccaattgttcttagtttccttatttgaataagtttcctagttagagaggaagtctttatttttaggagtcttttatttctctttatatataatgtaattccccatcattGGAGATAGATTGAAAAGATGAATTAAGTTTGTGTTTGTGAAGAGCCTGTGTGGCTGGTTTTGTGCGTTCCTTCCCCCATCCCcctcttcttatgcaatttccttctttccccttctttacCTGCAACTCTGaaatcctatctcaggattctCCCTTCTCCTAAGGGCCCTCCACCAGTAACAGAGAGTAATCAACAATGATAGCTACATGTACTCTATTCCGATATCATTAAAAGAAATCCAGCAGAAACATACTTTAACAATCAAATTATATACTATTCAATCCATAACAATGAGGCTTCTGaggtattataaatactactaAATGAGACCATGATCATATATGATGATATAGTATTATAATatcaaatataataataataataataatataaatataaatatgggagagggttctctgccTAGCAGCATCACAGCGTGTCTAGGAGCATCAACAGGGGCAGGATTTTTGCATTCAAGGGGGACATGGCAGTAATTTCACCACCctttgtgtctgggcgcaaggaCCATGCTAGGCAGGGttcttttccctataaatatataAGAATAGGAATCTAATTAAATTCTAGGACGGTATAATATCATTGATCAGTTTTTGGTTAATAAATATGAGcccaaggagaaaaaaaaagcagTACATTGAAGTTTACAAGATACATCTTTGAACAATGTGCGCAAAGCAATCATATCCATTTAAAGTTTCAAAAACATACCGTATGTACTGGTGTCCAGCGCTCACTTGCGAGCTCATATCCATTGGGGTCTTCACCAGGAGCATGAAGAATTGATATGCATACTCGTCCATCTGGATAAACTGTTGTTTGAAAAAATGTAATCAAATTAGCAACCAAGCAACATAAAGCTTAAGCAAACGGGTGCTCCAATAAAAGACGCTCACCATTAGGATGCCACATCTCCGAGATAAACCTCACTGTGGGTGGGCTGTTAGGGTAATTGTGTGGAAAACTCATGATGGCATTGAAATAACCTCCATCACTGAAAGCAGACAAGAGGTGGATTAAAACTAAATCAGTAAATTTTCTagtcatcaataaaataatGGTATCTCAGACAGTACAGAAAAAGCCCAACcccttcctctccccccccccccttctaaaTTGCAAAgcataaaaaattatttgatcAAGCCAAACCGGACAAATATTTCACAGGTCCAAAAGAAAATAGTAAATAAATGACAAATCCAGGAAGTAAAGACATGGAATGAGGAAAATAGAGATCAGAAAATTAGTATAGAATAAACTGCTACAAAGTAATACAAAAGAACCAATAATTTTAGAGAGActgtgatgcagataagtcacctaaagggcttattttattggaaataagctttgaattgggttattttggtgttgggcctttgatcccatggattttcttcgtaatgggcctaaaatatgggtaaaaagTAGGAAAAAGGAATTTaattcattagtttagttagagtcatgCTTTGAgtcaatttctttcattattttagtttcctagtcaatttatgttaccttaatagttaaggattgggttacgcctttcctttttagtgtttgagtgtTTTtcagtcttctatataagtttgtaagggtcTATAGCcatgtacacgaatttgattaattacataagaagaagaaaaaaaacatagctttgtgctttgctctatgagagtatggtgagatgctattggtgagagaccaaaatatGGTGAAAGGTCGTGGGTGAGAGAACCAAGTCTgagagagactaccctatcttcttcttcccttcttcaatttattgttttttattttaggggaTATTGCTCAGATccatgagataagaaaagtaaTTACCAGAGAAGTatgtttaaaatttgttttacttTCATAAATATAGATTTTGAatagatttacttaatccccaaatTAGTTATTGCTCGTCTCACCCAAGAAGGAAATAGAattaaacttcctaaaataccccttTGCATCACCTTTTTCCATAAATTAAGGCTAAAGTTaggtagagaagaagaagaagagaatgactATCCAAAGTTAATAGAGAAATAGTCCAACGACAGCAACTCCAAAAATAAACCACTAACTTTAATGTAACAGACTCTCATGCCGAACACGCAATTACTACGTCCCCTCGTTCGGTCACTCAACTGGGAGATCGTCCCCTGTAACAGACTCCCATGCAGAACTCGCAATTACAACGTCCCCTCGTTGATCGTCCCCTCTAACGGACTCCCATGCAGAACTCGCAATTACTACATCCCCTCGTTCGGTCACTCAAGTGGGAAATTACTATGTCCCCtcgttcctctctctctccacaaagTTGGGCTCTGTCTTGATACAAGATAGAGGAATAGTCAACAGATGCAATAAACAAGATCTTTCAAAGTTTCAACCATTCGCAATGTTTTTGAAAGAAGTAATCATGGAAATTAACAAGTGAAAGGAGgataaagagggagagggagagagagagagagagagaaacagctGGCCAGCCCTCTGCTCTTCTGCTAGTCTCTGCAAATCTCccatcaaaaagaaagaagagggaacCCAACAAATTAGAAGAGACTCCAGCTAACAGCATTAcgtctttttttggtaaacaactaATAGCATTACGACGGGAGTTGTGCAACTAGTATGAGTTTAACGGTTAATCTAATGAGCCTTAAATTCACCCTTAATTTAAGGAAAGAAGTGATGTAaaggggtattttaggaagtttaatTCTAATTCCTTCTTGGGTGGGACGAGTAATAACTAATTTCgaattaagtaaatcttttcaaaatctaTATTTATGGATGTAAAACACATTTTAAACATACTTctcttgtaattaattttcttatctcatgGATCTGAGcaatttccctttattttaatGTTATGAAACTTCCTAAAAATCTGAGAATCGATCGAAGTATTTACTATTGCTGGACCGGAAGTTTGCAATCTtcttgtggactggttatcacttgtgactggtCTACATTAGACAGTCGCCAAACAATAACCCTATCTTGAGCATCTCAATAGCTGAAGAGAACAGcttaaaaattttatatcaaTTACAAGCCCAAAATCAATGTTACCAGAGATAGGGTCAGAGTCCAAACGGCAAAACAAATCAGGCACACTGCAACCTCAAAAACGAGCAAATCCTGAATATACATCATCCTCCCATGCAATCAAACAGGAAGACAAAACATAAGAGAGAACAACAAAATTGCCAAAAAATTCAACAAGTAAACTTTGAAAAcaggataaaaaaaataaataattcttccATGCAGGAGAGAACTCTATATAAAACCAGCACCAGGCGGAAAACCAAAAAGTACTACCGATCACAACATCGCAATGTCTACAACCAATGAAAACAATACATGCTAGTCCAACCCCTCAACCAAGCAGAGGAAATAAATAAACCATCGAATATAATCAAAcatgtgagaaaaaaaaaagattaaggAAAATCAAAACTTTGGGCAGATGAAGTGATGAACAAACAAGAGAGACAATACCATACGTATAAAACTTACTACAGAGTATCAGGGGGTCCAATAATAGTAACGCTCCATTCGAAAATGTTACTATCATCAACCAAGCCAGCCGAGAATCCATCGACAGGATTTTTGCAAAGATCTGCCAAAAGAAACAGCGACGGATCAATCACCGGAGTCGATTCGAATAataaaccctagaaatgattAAATTGAAGAGAATtaataataacaaataataaaacaaaaagaagacgAAGAATGCGATCAAAACCCCTAAGCTGTTTTTGAAGAAGGAGACTAGCTTGAGTTGCTTGTGccatcagagagagagagagacgcagAGAGACAGCAAGCAAGCAAAGCAAGCGAGCGAGACACGGAGAGGGTGAGAGACTGTTCTGACTCGAGAAAACGTAATATGAGTCGAAAGCTACGCCAAGGAAATGAGAGACTTGTGACCGCCGTATTGCCTATTTGGCTATTTTGCTTTCTAAACTTTATAAGCCGACAATCTCTCTCACATTCTACTTTTATGAACAGACgtcagagagatagagagagagaggaatttaGATTTTAGACTTCCGTTTCGGTTTGATTTCCACTATGGTCTATGGACTATGGAGAGCaaatccctctttctctctctctctctctctctctctctctctctgtactACAGCTTGTGTTATTCCCAATTTGCCCCCGTAGTTACCTAAGCTTTGAGATTCCCAAGCGCTTTTTATTGCGTGGGATTCTACGTGTCAATGCCTTTTAAGTACGGCACGGATCCGGATATTGGTTAAGAGTTCAAATATCCAATGTTCCAATCCAACGGTCGTGATTTAAAATGTTCTATAAAAACGCATAAACGTAGGACATATTTGATAGGTGGCCAAATGGTTGGTatggccaagaaatttgagatgGGTAAATAATCCAATGGATGCTTTTGTCGTCCATCTCATtgtcaaaaattaaaacaaggggtgttgttctctgtgccgcagcgcaaccTGCGCCAAAGCACATGGGGGTCTGTGCCTGGGCACAAGCTgtgttgcggcacagagaacattctccgtTAAAACAATTACTTCAACCCTCGGGGCCCGATGTGTGTGGCTCAAGCTAATGGACTAACCATTTACTGTCATGttaaacttttcttttttggggtaagGGGGGATTTTATTGAAGAGTAAAGTGTGGAAAAATTGAGGCATTTAAATTACATAATTTTTTGAGTTAAAGAGAGGAATTTGGCCAAAGTGTCTTACATGTTAAGGATATCGCCTTCCTTTCTAGAGAGTCAGGCATGTTGCTTACCTCTCTTGAAATATGAGAGAAATTACAATCAACAAAAAGAATACCATAAGTTGGATATCTGAGATGATAGGAGACCCGTAAAAGGGGGTCGGCTTAGAGGAGCTATTGATGAAGGAGATGAGCGGCTTATTGTCAAATTCCACCTGAATTTTTTCATAACAGTCTACCTATAATGCCAAACCTCACACAACTAAAGAATTATATGTaccattatcaaaaaaaaaaggagttatATGTACCaaatttattcacccaaaaaaaaaaatatgtaccTTATTAGATGTATAGGTTGTCTTATACCATAATTCCCTTAATTTAGTATTCCCTTCTCTAATTGAAAGCTAATCCCCAGCGGGGAAAAATATTTACCACAAGCTAAAGCAGAGATTcgcaaaacaataaaaatgttattatatgtaaaaaataaaagggaaaagccCCCATAGAAGTGGGTCGAAATGTTGAGTTGGACCAACAAAAATTGATATGTAGCTATTCCAATGGTCATCCTATCTAAGCATGATAAAAGAGAAAATCAGAGATGTTATTGGTCCAAATCCGAAGTTGATTTTAGACTATATCAATCGTTGGATTGCCGATTTGAATTTATCCACATTCCAAAATGAGGGATTGATTACTTAACTAGACACAATGGTAATGATTCTATCCCTTGTGCACCCTTTGATTTTCCCTATCTAATGAAACCTATTGTAATCTGTGCAAGATATACTAACAAGTCTCTAAACAAGTTTGAATGGGCTTTCGGTATTTTGTATCAAAgttcttttgttttagttgaATTGGATAGTATTTTAACAAACAATTTCATGGAAGTCGAAGCTCGTGGACTTCTCAAGGGTTTACAAGTTGTCGATAGTCTAAGTTGGACTAATATTAAAATGTGGAATGTATCTCAGGAATTGTAGAGCACTTTCAGATCATTAAGGTTGTGACACTCTATTTATATCTTCTCTCACTTGGATTAAGAACAGAGCATTTTTCTGCTCCATCTTTCACCTAtttttgcacacctttcttagGCTCAAATGCCTCTGATAAACaatctttaatttggtttttatctgtttttattataacttgttattaTATTTAGCATGTAAAGAACAATGTTAGTATGTGCGCTGCTAAGGCTGACCTCATGGTGGTCATCCGTAATATTTTAAGATGGACTTCAGATATGAATATTCATCCTCCAATAACAAATTCTTGTATGGACTTATCCTAAAGCACACACTTTCCATCACTTGATTTATTAGCTGCTAACATTGAAACGGAATTGCCTGGTTTAATAATCACAGGAATTTATGAACCTCGATCATAAAATAGCCAAGTGGACTTTTtacattttgttagatggccaTCATTTCCTAACAGATGCAGGTAGCATGACAACTAAAGATGACAAGGAGGTAGAGCTTTTTGGGATCGTTCAAGGATGGATGAGAGCAAAGaaagaatatattaacctaaaggAAATATGGTTTTGAAACAAAGAACTTTGTGAAATACTTACTCCCTCTAACTCAAACCCCGTCCCTTGGAACCTTATAAACAACTACTTTAAGCTCGCTGAAGCATCTGATAACTTTACTAGTTTAATTTTTAAGTGGTGTGATATATCTTATATGTATAAAActctgtaatttttcttttgcaatatactttttctttccataaaaaatattattttttgtgaCAATGGGATTCTTGGATTTGTAATTGGTTTAAAATGCTCGCCCAAAGAGCAAGCGGGATCAGAAAGGGATTCTTTTCTTATGGTTATGTAAATAATATTATCTCTCTCCttagttaatttaattttcttattcatccaaaaaaaaaaagaaaaaaggaagagagactAGTGATTTAGAATTGTCCAAATCATCATTTCACATGACAAAAATTAGATACCTATTAATTACTTGTAATATTTTTACCACAAAATATTTATCAAGATCAATAAATATAGAGGGTAACTCTAGAAGCAAATGTAAATTGTGCCATTTGGAATGGTGATGCATCAATTTTGATCATATAGATATCTAGAAAATTATCTAAAATGACAAATCATTCTTCCGACTTATAAGCAACCATGTAATATAATAGAGCAAGAGATCGATGTCTAGTTGTATAGCATTTGCACCAGCATGGGGCCCAATGAAAACGTGCATAGGGGCATCAATATatatgaggtttttttttttattttaaaagatgCAGAACGGTAATTTTATGTATTCCTGAGTCAAGGTGCAAGGGTCACacgaccaagtagcattctttattgggtaaattacacatcaccccctggttttcaaacaaaattcaaatcaccccttggtttttgaaaatactcaaatcaccccctgtattagaccccaatatgacaaattagtccctaccattagttttatgttgttaaatgatgatgtcagccagttaaataaatttaaatccctaaactacccttgacatccaaacatagattttgaagggtagtattataaatttaattttaatgttttagtactAGGATAAAAttgtcctttcacaccaataactaacagcagactaacaccattactacagagggggacggatgagtattttcaaaaactagggggtcatttgagtttcgtttgaaaaaaccagggggtgacgtgtatgTACCTTCTACAAGTGTACTTGCGTATTCCCTCGTATTTTCAACTTGTTTCTTTTAAGGAAAGTTTCATTGTTTGTTCATTAGTTTTATTAAACAATAACGTCAAGGAAATCCCAAGATTGGCCATCTAGAGGACTCTCAAATTTGATTGGGCATAACAGGAATAAAATATTCCTTAAAAATAGGCTATATaatgtatgtgatgcattgcAATTGGAAGGGGGAGTCAGTAGATTGTTGGTCATGTTGTCCTCTTAACAATACTTATTTTTAAGCTTTGTTTTGCTATTTGACTTTGACCAACTGtgaattgaattttattttatttttgggtagaaactgtgaattgaaacttgacatgtgagatAAGATTGAATGATTTAACTTATCCACAAATTTTCAGTTCCGTCTAAATAGAAAAAGTTATCATATTTTTTCACTTGGAGAGTGTCATTTGAGTAATCACCGATCCTCAATCTTGTTCCATCTCCAATCTATTCTCCCGGGCCATGGGAGCTTTTGGACCAGCTTTAGATGATAAACGATCTTCGTCATGATGCAGTGTTTTCTTGTATTACGGATCCTTTTATTTTGGCTGTGGTTTCTAATTTGGCTATCCAGAGATATTCTACACCccttcatcaaaaaaaaaaaaaaaaaaaattctattcattttttctctccccataaaaaaataagagaaaaaatgtGTAAATAGGAATCGATTATGCCATTTGCTCAGGAATATTTCTccctttttatttatgttctcaTTTGAACTCTCATCCTTTGGTGAAAACACATTCCGGGTCATTCCAGGTCCCTAaagtggtgtgataatcaagcatcTGGTTCCAAGTCTTAATGGGATCTCTTTCAAGATCATGTACCTTTTAAATGCTgccttcttcaattcttaattgcattttttaaataaattgaaagtcGAGCATATTATTTGCAATATCAAATGCCAATCACAACTAAATGGACCCCACCACTTGAGGAGTGCCATACATCGATTGACTTCATCCAATTATTATAGCTATTGATTTAGtaagaatattctctctttaaCTTTTCAAATGATAAATGATTTTATAGTACATTATCAATTCAATACTGACTTTTAATGCAAGAATATTTGATTGAAGTCAGTAAATAAGCTAATAATAAGGAAGTACTATCATAAATATATTGTTAGCATTCGAATCTAAGGGATATTATAGTTATGTTTATGTGGCTATCGTTTTGTGGATTACAATTTAACAGCTGTGTTTGATCATTAATTACCTAGTTTTATGTACAAATCATTTCGCTTATtttaatcttaaaaaaaaattccaatacaTTTTAATTATGGCACACCATACTCATAATATAAATTAAGTGTGATGGGATGATGAGTTGCAAACATATATCAAGTATAAAATAAAAGGGCAAAGCTTATCAGAACGATTTATCTTAATAAGTTTATTAAGCGGTCTAAATTTTTGTCACATGGCGAATCAAATGAGGCCTAAATTTTGTGAACGGTTAGAGCTCAAGTTATTTTGtacaaatgtaaaattttagtCTAATCAGACTTTTCTAAGTGGTAAAATAGATATTTGAAAATTAGGACTttgggagagtgcacagtaaTGGTCAGAGTATTTTAAACATGATAAACATACATGGAGATGCACAACAAATACATatgagggtatttgattgaagggaaaaaggtgGGCACGGGGTACCAAgcttgtgtctatctttctctcctctGCCATGTGCAAGGACCAGCCAGCCCCTTCTagccccaccccaccccaccccattgGGCAAAGCCGCCTACTTACTTGGAGTGGGCTGCGTGCTCAATCTTCTCccttgattgaattagattctaaaatttgacatatgactaACTAAACGTTGAATGAATTGCTAGTTCATCATTCTACATGACACAATAAGATGTGTCACATTGATAAGTTTATCAAAACTGAACCATTAAAATGagttttccctaaaataaaatgaTACGTACATAATCTAAAATCAATATCCAAATATTATTAGACAATTCTCCCTCTCTATgttaattcaaaataatataagaagTAGTATTGTTAAACAAAGGAAAGGTGaatagaaaagaacagaaagacTACAAGGTCATAAATTATGGTGTTAACCTGTTTCCATATATTTTTAGGTGAGAGGATTCtctgagcaagtggcatagagGAATGCACCAATGGGGTACTGTAGTACGGTTTTGTACATAGGATGACAACGAGATTATTTCaagtgaagaagagagagaggtactAGCATACCCTCCCTTATAAGTCACGAGTCGCGAGTCATGAGTCATGAATTGTGAGTCACGAGTAACGACCCACAGATGAGATGGCATATCACATCATCATGCCATGAGGCTAAAAATTGATAATCACCctggatttttgttttgggaggtgggggtggggagggaggGTTTGAATCCACAGTTTTATGTATCAATATCGGATGGGAacgataaattttttttgtctttccaGTATGACGTGTATAAACGGCTAAAAAATTAAATAGTCAAACACTTCaagaacaattaaaaaaaatgaaaaatacaaaatacaaaatttgAAAGTTTAGAATCTTTAAATACAGGGACAAAAGAAAGGGCAATGTACACACATAAATTAAGGAATTATTACCTAAATATCTGCatccaaagtttttttttttttttttttggtacgaatCTGCATCCAAAGTTTGAAACGACTATAACATCTAAAAAGTTGGTGTTTGATGAAGTGAGGACTAATCTTCGATTCGCTTTCATGATTTACTTTGCAAGTTGATATACATATACATTTCAATCTAGGCCCCAAATCAACCACTCGGCCCAGCCCACTCAAAACTAATGCAAGACGGGTCAATTTCCATGTTGTTGTACAATCTAGTGTGAATTGGACATATGGGCTTCTGGCCTATCGTAGATATGACCCAATATTTGGTATCTGTCCTGCCCCCAACGTTTCACATATTAAGGCATCTCTAGCCGAGCTGAgcggattcagatcctctactgccaaggtgCCAGGCAGAAcactactgccaagacacagcaaggcgaggaatgatcgccttacccctgcccgagcgccttgcccaaatgggggtaaggcgatcatttacCACCTTGCtatgtcttggcagtagggtcttgtcgggcagctcgacagtagatgATCCAAATTAGAGCTGAGTTACCTTATGCAGTTATAACCTATAAAAGgctactttctttttttttttgtgtggtttgGGTACTGTTAAGTATGAATTTGAAAAGAGCTGATTGAAGGGCAAGAATTCTTGTACccaactccatttagttgggataaggctgagttattgttgttgtttgtaTAACGAATTACTACGATTACTTCCTTCTACGAGAAGAGTGAAaagaattattttatttgaagcaataattgttattataaacaaaaaaagcaaTAATCATTAGCCACACAAAGAAAGATTGTTGAATAGGTACTTATATTGAAGGGGGTGGGGAATTGTAGAGGAAGGATACGGGGTGGGGAGATGTGGACGGTGGGAATATGGAGCGGGGTCAGCGAGTTGTATGTATACTATAGGTTGCTTGAGGAATGGAAAGATGAATAGTATTCTAAGTAAAATATATCAAGATAAAGGGGTGttattctctgtgccgcagcgcaggttgtgcccaggcacatggggatgggcacaatgaccaccctgccccctaagtggtaggcccatgtgcctgggcgtagctGGGCGTAGCCTTCGCTGCGGCACAAAAAACATTCTCTCAAAGATAAATTAATAAGGGAAAGAGATTGCAGcatgggcctctagagcctacACGCGCGTGTTTGCCAATGGGAGCATACACACAAGTATTGCCCCAGGTAGAATTTCTGTCTTTCCATGGGGGTAGCATGGTATTTTCGGGCGCTTCTATTTCTAGGCGCAAGAGCCATGTGGAACACGCGACCAAATAGCATTTTTTCCcccaattaaataaaaaaaaaactcttcgTTATCTTGTTTAGGTACCTGAAACATAATATATGAAACATGAGGTATCTTTGCCATAATTTTTTGAAACATTAGGTACCCCATCTATaatatatattcttttattgAGCAAACCATGTAATATTCATTGATGGATACACCGGTGTCACCAAGGTGGTGAAGTGAGAAATTGTAACCATTTTTTAATAGactcttgtcttattctcaacaTAAGGGGGtaaagtgtcttttcatatggggccCGGAGAGAATTTGAAAAAGAggatttcaaaataatttggaaGTTACTTACCAAGTTACCATTATGTCACATTCAAGATTTATCATTATCCATGTGAAATCACAAGATTTattctcattgaaaaaaaattgtgcTATattaaagaataagaaaaaagagagggttGGATATGTCATCACCAGCTTTCGATAAACTAACGGCATACAACAATCATAGGACTAGACACAAGAGTGCAAGAGGAAAGAAGATGACACATGATAGACATCCTGGTAGCATGCCCAGCATTTTCtcatacaaaaaaaatagtttataatttctttttcaccaatTTCAGATAGAACtacattttccttttcttgatcAACCAAAATTCAATAGAAACACCACAAAATGAACatagtaccaaaaaaaaaaaatttaatatgtGTGAAGCATGTCATAttaaataaatggaaaaaaaattctccaaGGCACCCAAGCTGAATGCACTAACAACTCTTTGTCTATTTCTTTCCTCTCACATGAAATAATCTTGTTGCCCGTTTAGATATAATTAATGTTGTTTTGTATACAAACATCTCTGGGGCACTCCTTGCTCAGAGAACCATCTCCTTTTATAAATTATTAGCTTGGGGTCAATGGGAGCATACACGAAAA
This window encodes:
- the LOC122652905 gene encoding ubiquitin-conjugating enzyme E2 7-like: MAQATQASLLLQKQLRDLCKNPVDGFSAGLVDDSNIFEWSVTIIGPPDTLYDGGYFNAIMSFPHNYPNSPPTVRFISEMWHPNVYPDGRVCISILHAPGEDPNGYELASERWTPVHTVESIVLSIISMLSSPNDESPANIEAAKDWREKRDEFKRKVSRCVRRSQEML